One segment of candidate division KSB1 bacterium DNA contains the following:
- a CDS encoding TonB-dependent receptor: MFLRSARAFFAASREHEGPALDSTNRGRTAGFGRLTVVLALLLLGAVAQAGTTGKLAGRVLDRQGQPLPGANVIIIGTTLGAAADGQGYYNILNIPPGSYRVQFSVIGYQTLVMTNVLITSNNTTTLNAALAEEALTGEEVVVVAKRPVVDVNLTSSVATVTTENLATLPVQDLNDVVNLQAGVVDGHFRGGRLGEVQYQINGVSVNNPYDNSSTLRIDRSLLQEVQVISGTFDAEYGQAMSGVVNAVLKSGSENYRWSGEAYLSDFVFASGPRRNVQDRLRPLAQQNYQLSVSGPAPLPKTYFIVSGRRYVSDGYVFGTRLFQPTDRADFEAKVFTPGGDGKEVPLEYTREWSGLVKLTNRALPGIELSYQAIGNWVDAKRYNFFFRLNPEGAATQRTASLVHGFDWTHTLSKSTYYNLSLRQNLFDYHDYRYADVFDPRYDAAGPAQGDVNFYLGSAVQGVDFTRFVQRTNSYVLKAALTSQVRRDHLLKFGAEVQYSDLKFGTPGHLVSPGGTLVVRHVNEPPDYPDPQKYHPISLAAYAQDQIEWNDLIVRAGARFEYFDARATLPSDLQNPANAIQGAPRSVPKPTSRKISLAPRLGVSYPITTTAALFFAYGHFYQFPGLGQIFANSNYQVLDELQAGGISYGVLGNPDIKPERTVQYEFGYKHAITEFLGLDFSVFYKDIRDLLGVEFVSTYAAAEYARLTNVDFGSVLGFTLSLDQRRLGPVSTMLDYTWQRAMGNSSDPRETATRAAAGEDPRPRQVPLNWDQRHTLNTTITLDQPRHYALSTVIRFGSGQPYTPEIGSGFGADLEANSGRKPAFVLVDLRAEKFFRLANLDCSVFGRVFNLLDARFSNGFVFSNTGSPDYSLNPVADRVTLANPQRYYPPRRIELGLTVNAGL; the protein is encoded by the coding sequence ATGTTCCTGCGATCCGCAAGAGCATTTTTCGCCGCCAGCCGGGAGCATGAAGGCCCGGCATTGGACAGCACGAACCGCGGGCGCACAGCCGGTTTCGGCCGGCTGACGGTTGTGCTTGCGCTGCTGCTGTTGGGCGCCGTGGCGCAGGCCGGCACCACCGGCAAGCTCGCCGGCCGCGTGCTCGACAGGCAAGGCCAGCCCCTGCCGGGCGCCAATGTCATCATCATCGGCACCACGCTGGGTGCTGCTGCCGACGGCCAGGGATACTACAACATCCTCAACATCCCGCCCGGCAGCTATCGGGTGCAGTTCAGCGTCATCGGCTATCAAACTCTGGTGATGACAAACGTGCTGATCACCTCCAACAACACCACCACGCTGAATGCCGCGCTCGCAGAGGAGGCGCTCACCGGGGAGGAAGTGGTGGTGGTGGCGAAACGGCCGGTGGTGGACGTCAATCTCACCAGTTCGGTTGCGACGGTGACCACCGAGAATCTCGCCACCTTGCCGGTGCAGGATTTGAATGATGTGGTCAATCTCCAGGCGGGCGTGGTGGACGGCCACTTTCGGGGCGGCCGGCTGGGCGAGGTGCAATATCAAATCAACGGCGTGAGTGTGAACAATCCCTATGACAACAGCTCGACGCTGCGCATCGACCGCTCGCTGCTGCAGGAGGTGCAGGTCATCAGCGGCACCTTCGACGCGGAATACGGTCAGGCAATGAGCGGCGTGGTCAATGCCGTGCTCAAAAGCGGTTCGGAAAATTACCGCTGGAGTGGCGAGGCCTATTTGAGCGATTTCGTCTTTGCCAGCGGACCGCGCCGCAACGTGCAGGACCGGCTGCGGCCGCTGGCGCAGCAAAACTATCAACTGAGCGTGAGCGGCCCGGCGCCACTGCCCAAAACCTACTTTATTGTGAGCGGCCGGCGTTATGTCAGCGACGGCTATGTGTTCGGCACCCGTTTGTTCCAGCCCACCGATCGCGCCGATTTCGAGGCCAAGGTGTTCACGCCCGGCGGCGACGGCAAAGAAGTGCCGCTGGAATACACCCGGGAATGGTCGGGCCTGGTGAAGCTCACCAACCGCGCGCTGCCCGGCATCGAGCTGTCGTATCAGGCGATTGGCAACTGGGTCGATGCCAAGCGCTACAATTTCTTTTTCCGCCTGAATCCCGAGGGCGCGGCCACCCAGCGCACCGCCTCGCTGGTGCACGGCTTCGACTGGACACACACGCTTTCGAAGAGCACCTACTACAACCTGAGTCTGCGGCAGAATCTGTTCGACTACCATGACTATCGTTATGCTGACGTGTTCGACCCGCGCTACGATGCCGCCGGGCCGGCGCAGGGTGACGTCAATTTCTATCTCGGCTCGGCGGTGCAGGGGGTGGATTTCACGCGCTTCGTGCAGCGCACCAACAGCTATGTGCTGAAAGCCGCCCTCACCAGCCAGGTGCGGCGCGATCATCTGCTCAAATTTGGGGCGGAAGTGCAATACTCCGATTTGAAATTCGGCACGCCCGGCCATCTCGTCAGCCCGGGCGGCACGCTGGTGGTGCGCCATGTCAACGAGCCGCCGGATTATCCCGACCCGCAAAAGTATCATCCGATTTCGCTGGCGGCCTACGCGCAGGATCAAATCGAGTGGAATGACCTGATTGTGCGCGCCGGCGCACGCTTCGAGTATTTTGACGCGCGCGCCACCCTCCCCAGCGATTTGCAAAATCCGGCGAATGCCATTCAAGGCGCGCCGCGCTCCGTCCCCAAACCCACCAGCCGGAAAATATCGCTGGCCCCGCGCCTGGGCGTGTCCTACCCGATCACCACCACCGCCGCCCTGTTCTTTGCCTACGGCCATTTCTATCAATTCCCGGGGCTGGGGCAAATTTTCGCCAACTCCAACTACCAGGTGCTGGATGAACTGCAGGCGGGCGGAATCAGCTATGGCGTGCTCGGCAATCCGGACATCAAGCCCGAGCGCACGGTGCAGTATGAATTCGGCTACAAGCACGCCATCACCGAATTCCTCGGGCTGGATTTCAGCGTGTTCTACAAGGACATTCGCGATTTGCTGGGCGTGGAGTTCGTTTCGACCTATGCTGCGGCGGAATATGCCCGCCTGACCAATGTCGATTTCGGCAGTGTGCTGGGCTTCACCCTGTCTTTGGATCAACGCCGTCTCGGCCCGGTGAGCACGATGCTGGATTACACCTGGCAGCGTGCGATGGGCAATTCCAGCGATCCGCGCGAGACCGCCACACGCGCGGCGGCCGGCGAAGACCCGCGGCCGCGGCAGGTGCCGCTCAACTGGGATCAGCGCCACACCCTCAATACCACCATCACGCTCGATCAGCCGCGCCACTACGCGCTCAGCACCGTGATTCGCTTCGGCAGCGGCCAGCCCTACACCCCCGAGATCGGCTCCGGCTTCGGTGCCGATCTGGAAGCCAACTCCGGCCGCAAGCCCGCGTTCGTGCTGGTGGATCTGCGCGCGGAGAAGTTTTTTCGCCTGGCCAATTTGGACTGCAGCGTGTTCGGCCGCGTTTTCAACCTGCTGGATGCGCGCTTTTCCAACGGCTTCGTGTTCAGCAACACCGGCAGCCCTGATTATTCCCTCAATCCGGTGGCCGATCGCGTGACGCTGGCGAATCCGCAGCGCTATTATCCGCCACGGCGCATCGAACTGGGGCTGACGGTGAATGCCGGGCTGTGA
- a CDS encoding PorV/PorQ family protein, which translates to MQRISSMLPLALALVALAPPAWPQSKTGTTIGQFLLIEPSARLAGMGNAGVTSADEILSAYYNPAALGHHSGYGAQFTHSAWLADISYNHAAAALQTGELGSLLLTVTALNSGEIAVRTVEQPLGTGEQYTVSNLALGLGFGRQISDRFAVGVQLNYIRETIWHSSLATFALNVGTLYRISESGLRIGASLSNFGLPAKYDGRDLRILYDRDPDRYGDNSSLPAALVTESFSLPVLFRVGLAWPMRVSRHSVLEVAAEAHHPSDNTESMSVGAEWRLFKRVALRGGYQNLFLKDSEVGLTLGAGMHIEVDGYDFRLDYGWTDHGRLETAQRFSVGVTF; encoded by the coding sequence ATGCAGAGAATCTCCTCTATGCTGCCGTTGGCACTCGCGCTGGTGGCGCTCGCACCGCCGGCATGGCCGCAAAGCAAGACCGGCACCACCATCGGCCAGTTCCTGTTGATCGAGCCCAGCGCCCGGTTGGCAGGCATGGGCAACGCCGGCGTCACTTCCGCAGATGAAATTCTTTCTGCCTATTACAATCCCGCTGCTCTCGGGCATCACAGCGGCTATGGCGCACAGTTCACCCACAGCGCCTGGCTGGCGGATATCTCCTACAATCATGCGGCCGCTGCGCTGCAAACCGGCGAACTGGGCAGCCTGTTGTTGACGGTCACCGCGCTCAACTCCGGCGAGATTGCCGTGCGCACGGTGGAACAACCGCTGGGCACCGGGGAGCAATACACCGTTTCCAACCTGGCGTTGGGGCTGGGTTTTGGCCGCCAGATCTCCGACCGCTTTGCCGTCGGGGTGCAGCTCAATTACATCCGCGAGACCATCTGGCACAGCTCACTTGCCACCTTTGCGCTGAACGTCGGCACGCTCTACCGTATTTCCGAAAGCGGCCTGCGCATCGGTGCCAGTCTGTCCAATTTCGGCCTGCCGGCAAAGTATGACGGCCGGGATTTGCGCATTCTCTATGATCGTGATCCCGACCGCTACGGCGACAACAGCAGCCTGCCCGCCGCACTCGTCACCGAAAGCTTTTCGCTGCCTGTGCTCTTCCGGGTCGGCCTGGCGTGGCCGATGCGGGTGAGCCGCCACAGCGTGCTGGAGGTGGCGGCGGAGGCTCATCATCCCAGCGACAACACCGAAAGCATGAGCGTGGGCGCGGAATGGCGGTTGTTCAAGCGCGTGGCGCTGCGCGGCGGCTATCAAAATCTTTTTTTGAAAGATTCGGAAGTTGGACTCACGCTTGGGGCAGGCATGCATATCGAAGTCGATGGGTATGACTTTCGTCTGGATTACGGCTGGACCGATCACGGCCGGCTGGAGACCGCCCAGCGTTTCAGCGTGGGGGTGACTTTCTGA
- a CDS encoding NADH-quinone oxidoreductase subunit B family protein produces MPSVFKKIFKTGIVTEPLTPEDAEVVQLVNQIDAKTRRLLGRALAIREVDAGSCNGCEIEITALTNPVYDLERFGMHFVASPRHADMLLVTGPVTRNMEVPLRKTYEATPAPKLVVAVGDCAQTCGVFKGGYAVFGSVDKVVPVDVFVPGCPPEPADILRGILAALDRLPKAK; encoded by the coding sequence ATGCCATCAGTGTTCAAAAAAATTTTCAAAACCGGCATCGTCACCGAGCCGCTGACCCCCGAGGACGCCGAGGTGGTGCAGCTCGTCAATCAAATTGATGCAAAAACCCGGCGCCTGCTGGGCCGTGCGCTGGCGATTCGTGAGGTGGATGCCGGCTCGTGCAACGGCTGCGAAATCGAAATCACCGCCCTCACCAATCCGGTGTATGATCTCGAGCGCTTCGGCATGCATTTCGTCGCCTCGCCGCGCCACGCCGACATGCTGCTGGTGACCGGCCCGGTGACGCGCAACATGGAAGTGCCGCTGCGCAAAACCTACGAAGCCACCCCCGCTCCCAAACTCGTCGTCGCGGTCGGCGATTGCGCGCAAACCTGCGGCGTGTTCAAGGGTGGTTATGCCGTCTTTGGCAGTGTGGACAAAGTGGTGCCGGTGGATGTCTTTGTCCCCGGCTGCCCGCCGGAACCGGCGGACATTCTGCGCGGCATTCTGGCGGCGCTGGATCGCCTGCCGAAAGCGAAGTAG
- the hyfB gene encoding hydrogenase 4 subunit B, which yields MRHTLFLLMLCGYSFGAVMALLGIRGAIGRALVALGAATGAIATLLLGGIFLTSSASFEFTLAEILPLTGVTLRLDGLGAFFLIVVGLIGIATAIYGFGYSKAYEDRYSLRLTGTMFNVLLLSLSLQVMADNALTFLVVWEIMSLSAYWLVSVEHDKPTTVRAASWYLAMTHAGFAALVAMFLLLAGGELTTSFTAMRSGSTALSPSLRNAIFILALLGFGSKAGIIPLHVWLPMAHPVAPSHVSAMMSGVVIKMGIYGLVRVTLDLLGGGPVWWGATVLALGAISALLGVLYALMEHDLKRLLAYHSVENIGIILIGVGAGMMFQSYGLMTLAALGFIGGLYHTINHAAFKGLLFLGAGSVLHATRTRNMEEMGGLIKRMPWTAAFFLTGAAAISALPPLNGFASEWIVFQSLLGGFNIPRPEVAMVMPLAVGMLALTSGLAVACFVKAFGITFLAIPRSHEAEHAHESPLSMRVGMGILALACVVLGLAPFVVVPQLSAILAGFDSLPDTQAAFTLGLTLQTPENFGQMSPTLAALGILILLGFTPLLLWLLRSNWKLRVSDSWGCGRIGQTPRMEYTATAFAEPLRRVFAELYRPSKELTIDFHPESKYFVQSIEYKSGITPWFEKVLYEPFLAFLRLLARQARRVQSGSVHLYLVYVMAMLMILLLAARLM from the coding sequence ATGAGGCACACTCTTTTTCTTCTCATGCTCTGCGGCTACAGCTTCGGCGCGGTGATGGCACTGCTCGGAATCCGCGGTGCGATTGGCCGTGCGCTGGTGGCCCTCGGCGCGGCTACTGGTGCCATCGCAACGCTGCTGCTCGGGGGAATTTTCCTCACCTCGAGCGCCTCGTTTGAATTTACCCTCGCCGAAATTCTTCCCCTCACTGGGGTCACGCTCAGACTCGACGGCCTCGGCGCCTTTTTTCTCATCGTCGTCGGGCTAATCGGCATTGCTACCGCGATTTATGGCTTCGGCTATTCGAAAGCTTACGAGGATCGTTATTCACTCCGGCTCACCGGCACGATGTTCAACGTGTTGCTGCTGTCGCTCAGCCTGCAGGTAATGGCCGACAATGCGCTCACCTTTCTCGTCGTCTGGGAAATCATGTCGCTCTCGGCATATTGGCTGGTGTCGGTGGAGCACGATAAGCCGACGACCGTGCGCGCGGCGAGTTGGTATCTCGCCATGACCCATGCCGGTTTCGCCGCGCTGGTCGCGATGTTTCTCCTGCTCGCCGGCGGCGAGCTGACCACTTCGTTTACCGCGATGCGTTCCGGCTCCACCGCGCTTTCGCCGAGCCTCCGCAACGCCATTTTCATTCTCGCGCTGCTCGGCTTCGGCTCGAAAGCCGGCATCATTCCGTTGCACGTTTGGCTGCCGATGGCACATCCGGTTGCCCCCAGTCACGTCTCTGCGATGATGTCCGGCGTCGTGATCAAGATGGGCATTTACGGCCTCGTGCGCGTCACGCTCGATCTGCTCGGCGGCGGTCCCGTTTGGTGGGGCGCCACCGTGCTTGCGCTCGGCGCGATCTCCGCGCTGCTCGGCGTGCTCTACGCGCTGATGGAGCACGACCTCAAGCGCCTGCTCGCCTATCACTCGGTCGAAAACATCGGCATCATTCTCATCGGCGTCGGCGCGGGGATGATGTTTCAAAGTTACGGTTTGATGACGCTGGCCGCGCTCGGTTTCATTGGCGGCTTGTATCACACCATCAATCACGCCGCGTTCAAAGGCCTGCTCTTTCTCGGCGCGGGTTCGGTGCTGCACGCAACCCGCACACGCAACATGGAAGAGATGGGCGGCTTGATCAAACGCATGCCGTGGACCGCCGCGTTCTTTTTGACCGGCGCTGCCGCGATTTCCGCATTGCCGCCGCTCAACGGTTTTGCGTCGGAGTGGATTGTCTTTCAATCGCTGCTCGGCGGCTTCAACATTCCGCGGCCCGAAGTGGCGATGGTAATGCCGCTCGCCGTCGGGATGTTGGCGCTCACCAGCGGTCTCGCCGTCGCCTGTTTCGTGAAAGCGTTTGGCATCACCTTTCTCGCCATTCCGCGTTCCCACGAAGCCGAGCACGCACACGAGTCGCCGCTCTCGATGCGAGTCGGCATGGGAATTTTGGCGCTCGCCTGCGTGGTGTTGGGACTCGCGCCGTTTGTGGTCGTGCCACAACTGAGTGCAATTCTCGCGGGATTCGATAGCCTGCCCGACACGCAGGCGGCTTTCACGCTCGGCCTGACGCTGCAAACACCGGAAAATTTCGGGCAAATGTCGCCGACGCTGGCGGCGCTCGGCATCCTCATTTTGCTCGGCTTCACGCCGCTGCTGCTGTGGCTGCTGCGCAGCAATTGGAAACTGCGCGTGAGTGACTCCTGGGGCTGCGGCCGCATCGGCCAAACGCCGCGCATGGAATACACCGCCACCGCCTTTGCCGAGCCGCTGCGCCGCGTCTTCGCCGAGTTGTATCGCCCGAGCAAGGAACTGACGATTGATTTCCATCCGGAGTCGAAATACTTCGTGCAGTCGATCGAATACAAAAGCGGGATCACCCCGTGGTTTGAGAAAGTTTTGTACGAGCCGTTCCTCGCATTTTTGCGCCTGTTGGCGCGCCAGGCGCGGCGCGTGCAATCCGGCTCCGTGCATTTGTATCTCGTGTACGTGATGGCGATGCTGATGATCTTGCTTTTGGCGGCAAGATTGATGTGA
- a CDS encoding NADH-quinone oxidoreductase subunit H, with protein MTGYLLELAQVVLALALAPGLVGLIRWLKARLQNRRGAPPWQPYFELRKLFGKEVVMSHNASWLFRFAPYLIFSSTVAVTFIVPLLTATLPFDNLGDLIAVVYLLLLGTFFLALAGLDPGTAFGGMGASREMTVAAIAEPTIALSIFGLALGSGSTNLGRIVMHTLADPGAVINPGHLLGFAALFIVMLAETGRLPVDNPATHLELTMIHEAMILEYSGRYLALIEWAAALKLFIFFSLLANLFVPWGVATTLTPAALGLALVTLLVKLAVLALAVALLETRIAKLRLFRVPELLGLSFVLALLAVTSSFLLR; from the coding sequence ATGACCGGTTATCTTCTTGAGCTCGCACAAGTCGTGCTGGCGCTGGCGCTGGCCCCCGGTTTGGTGGGATTGATTCGCTGGCTGAAGGCGCGGCTGCAAAACCGCCGCGGCGCGCCGCCGTGGCAACCCTATTTTGAGTTGCGCAAATTGTTCGGCAAGGAAGTGGTGATGTCGCACAATGCCTCGTGGCTCTTCCGCTTCGCACCCTATCTCATCTTCAGCAGCACGGTCGCGGTGACCTTCATTGTTCCGTTGCTCACCGCCACTTTGCCATTTGACAATCTCGGCGATTTGATTGCCGTCGTGTATCTGCTGTTGTTGGGAACCTTCTTTCTCGCGCTCGCCGGCCTCGATCCCGGCACCGCGTTCGGCGGCATGGGCGCCAGCCGTGAAATGACCGTGGCTGCGATTGCCGAGCCGACCATTGCGCTCTCGATCTTTGGCCTGGCGTTGGGATCGGGTTCCACCAACCTCGGCCGCATCGTCATGCACACACTTGCCGATCCTGGCGCGGTCATCAACCCCGGCCACTTGCTCGGCTTTGCCGCGCTCTTCATCGTCATGCTCGCCGAAACCGGCCGGCTGCCCGTCGACAACCCCGCGACGCACCTGGAGCTGACGATGATTCACGAGGCGATGATTCTGGAATATTCCGGCCGTTATCTCGCGCTCATCGAGTGGGCCGCGGCACTCAAGCTCTTCATCTTTTTCTCGCTGCTCGCCAATCTCTTTGTGCCCTGGGGCGTGGCCACGACGCTCACGCCCGCCGCGCTGGGCCTAGCCCTGGTCACGCTGTTGGTGAAATTGGCGGTGCTGGCGCTCGCCGTCGCCCTGCTCGAAACGCGCATCGCCAAGCTGCGCCTGTTCCGCGTCCCGGAGTTGCTCGGCCTGTCGTTCGTGCTGGCGCTGCTGGCGGTGACGTCATCGTTTTTGTTGCGCTGA
- a CDS encoding proton-conducting transporter membrane subunit → MNFILLLAPPLLAAALALAVRPYRMFVGWINALLSLVPLGAALRFAAHAIAGGEAPTFGPGEMLRVDSLSALLLLCISAVASLTLLLSPGLGGESVYSARQLRRYHYSINLFIAAMLLAVSANNVGILWIGVEATTIFSAFIVPLTLTQVSVEASWKYILISSVGIALAFTGTVLGYFDFVALSGRSENALNWPVLLESAPRLHPEVMQLAFIFILIGYGTKAGIAPMHTWKPDAYGEAPAPLGALMSSALFAVAMYAIARWKVVADAALQSRFTDTLLMALGLLSLIIAAFSIVLTNNYKRMLAYSSIEHTGLICLGLALGPLGAFAAMLHLVNHTAAKAGMFLLAGHVERQYGSPLIDNVRGLLKAMPWTGALFAATLLMLIGLPPGGIFISEFALFRAGFALEHPWLMAAALALLTIVFVSFISHLNKMLYGEPKNGVAAGDVRHWQIAPLFLCLAVLVTLGLTQPAPLTTLLNQIVTIIAR, encoded by the coding sequence ATGAATTTCATCTTGTTGCTTGCTCCCCCGTTGTTGGCGGCGGCGCTCGCATTGGCCGTGCGGCCTTACCGGATGTTCGTCGGCTGGATCAATGCCTTGCTTTCGCTCGTCCCGCTGGGCGCGGCGCTGCGATTTGCCGCACACGCCATTGCGGGAGGGGAGGCGCCAACCTTTGGCCCCGGTGAAATGTTGCGCGTTGACAGTCTCTCGGCGCTGCTGCTGCTCTGCATCTCCGCGGTCGCCAGCCTCACCCTTTTGCTCAGCCCCGGCCTGGGCGGCGAAAGTGTTTACAGCGCCCGGCAATTGCGGCGCTATCATTATTCCATCAACTTGTTCATTGCCGCAATGTTGCTCGCCGTTTCAGCCAATAATGTCGGCATCCTGTGGATCGGGGTGGAAGCCACTACCATCTTCTCGGCGTTCATCGTGCCGCTTACGCTCACCCAGGTTTCGGTGGAGGCCTCGTGGAAATACATTCTCATCAGTTCCGTGGGCATTGCCCTGGCATTCACCGGCACGGTGCTCGGCTACTTCGACTTTGTTGCCCTCTCCGGGCGCAGCGAGAATGCGTTGAATTGGCCGGTCCTGCTCGAGAGCGCGCCAAGGCTGCACCCGGAAGTCATGCAACTGGCGTTCATTTTTATTCTCATCGGCTACGGCACCAAAGCCGGTATTGCGCCGATGCACACCTGGAAGCCCGACGCCTACGGTGAAGCCCCCGCCCCGCTCGGCGCGTTGATGTCTTCGGCGTTGTTTGCCGTCGCCATGTATGCCATCGCGCGGTGGAAGGTGGTGGCCGACGCCGCGTTGCAGAGCCGTTTCACCGACACTCTCCTGATGGCGCTCGGCCTGCTCTCCCTGATCATCGCCGCGTTCAGCATCGTGCTCACCAACAACTACAAACGCATGCTGGCCTATTCCAGCATCGAACACACAGGTTTGATTTGCCTCGGCCTCGCGCTCGGCCCCCTGGGCGCGTTCGCGGCGATGCTGCATCTGGTCAATCACACCGCCGCCAAGGCCGGCATGTTCCTGCTCGCCGGTCATGTCGAGCGCCAGTACGGCTCGCCGCTCATTGACAACGTGCGCGGTTTGCTCAAGGCCATGCCGTGGACCGGCGCATTGTTCGCCGCCACGCTGCTCATGCTCATCGGCCTGCCACCGGGCGGCATTTTCATCAGCGAGTTTGCCCTGTTCCGTGCCGGTTTCGCGCTCGAGCATCCTTGGCTGATGGCGGCCGCGCTCGCCCTGCTGACCATCGTATTTGTTTCGTTCATCAGCCATCTCAACAAAATGTTGTATGGCGAGCCGAAAAACGGCGTGGCGGCGGGCGACGTGCGCCACTGGCAGATCGCACCGCTGTTTCTCTGCCTCGCCGTGTTGGTGACGCTCGGCCTCACCCAGCCCGCGCCGCTGACGACGCTGCTCAATCAAATCGTCACGATCATTGCGAGGTAA
- a CDS encoding NADH-quinone oxidoreductase subunit C: MPDFSRLQKTLVEHFKDRVNSFRVIRGNELHFQIKRGNAIPLAKLLRNEFHAELMLMVGNDRRADKGVFEVHYLFANDRENWFAHASKELPADHPTIISMATFYYPASRFEREIRDLFGIQATGSPDRRPLVRHAFWPENFYPLRKDAVLPEKFEDDGTPFPFLPVSGEGIYEIPVGPVHAGIIEPGHFRFSVVGETVIDLKIRLYFTHKGTEKLFEGRAPGEGVELAERISGDTTVGHALAYCQALEKLSGTEVPGRAQYLRLILLEMERLYNHIADFGMIANDTGFPVAHSHCFRLRERLLRLNKKLTGNRLLRGGIVPGGVGQDLPCALNLPAELDAVLADFQEIVEISLHNTILLDRLEGTGRLDTKTASDHGVLGYIARASGIDVDARRDHPFDAYREVKFNVPVFHSGDVYARTMVRIEEAHESVNLIKRALAQLPDGPLTAPLGPLPAFAPAFGIVEGWRGAIVHWVMADQSGRLYRVKIKDPSFVNWPALSFALLKNIVPDFPLCNKSFNQSYSGNDL, encoded by the coding sequence ATGCCCGATTTTTCCCGTCTGCAAAAGACGCTGGTGGAACATTTCAAAGACCGTGTGAACAGCTTCCGCGTCATCCGCGGCAACGAATTGCATTTCCAAATCAAGCGCGGCAATGCCATCCCCCTGGCAAAATTGCTGCGCAACGAATTTCACGCCGAGCTGATGCTCATGGTCGGCAATGATCGTCGCGCCGACAAGGGTGTTTTCGAGGTGCATTACCTTTTCGCGAATGACCGCGAGAACTGGTTTGCCCACGCCAGCAAGGAACTGCCCGCCGATCATCCCACCATCATTTCCATGGCCACGTTTTATTATCCGGCCTCGCGCTTCGAGCGTGAGATCAGGGATTTGTTCGGCATTCAAGCCACCGGCAGCCCCGACCGCCGGCCTTTGGTGCGTCATGCCTTTTGGCCGGAGAATTTTTACCCGCTGCGCAAGGATGCCGTGCTGCCGGAAAAATTCGAAGACGACGGCACGCCCTTTCCCTTTCTGCCGGTGAGCGGGGAAGGAATCTACGAGATTCCCGTCGGGCCGGTGCATGCCGGCATCATCGAGCCGGGCCATTTCCGCTTCAGCGTGGTCGGCGAAACCGTGATCGATTTGAAGATTCGCCTGTATTTCACCCACAAAGGCACGGAAAAACTCTTCGAAGGCCGCGCGCCCGGCGAGGGCGTGGAATTGGCGGAGCGGATTTCCGGCGACACGACCGTCGGCCACGCCCTGGCGTATTGCCAGGCTTTGGAGAAGTTGTCGGGAACCGAAGTGCCCGGACGGGCGCAGTATCTCCGCCTGATTCTGTTGGAAATGGAGCGGCTCTACAATCACATCGCCGACTTCGGCATGATCGCCAACGACACCGGCTTTCCCGTGGCACACTCGCATTGCTTCCGCCTGCGCGAGCGCCTGCTGCGCTTGAACAAAAAGCTGACCGGCAACCGCCTGCTGCGCGGTGGCATCGTGCCCGGCGGTGTGGGACAGGATTTGCCGTGCGCTCTCAATTTGCCCGCCGAACTCGATGCCGTTCTCGCCGACTTCCAGGAAATCGTCGAAATCAGTTTGCACAACACCATCCTGCTGGACCGCCTGGAAGGCACCGGCAGGCTGGACACCAAAACCGCCAGCGATCACGGCGTGCTCGGCTATATCGCACGCGCCTCCGGCATCGATGTGGATGCGCGGCGGGATCATCCCTTTGATGCCTACCGCGAAGTGAAGTTCAATGTGCCGGTCTTTCATTCCGGCGATGTCTATGCCCGCACGATGGTGCGCATCGAGGAAGCACACGAGTCGGTGAACCTGATCAAACGGGCGCTGGCACAATTGCCAGACGGGCCCTTGACCGCACCGCTCGGCCCGCTGCCCGCTTTCGCGCCCGCCTTCGGTATCGTTGAAGGCTGGCGCGGCGCCATTGTCCATTGGGTCATGGCAGACCAATCCGGCAGGCTCTATCGTGTCAAAATCAAAGACCCCTCGTTCGTCAACTGGCCGGCGCTGTCCTTCGCACTGCTCAAAAACATCGTCCCGGATTTTCCGCT